Within Sphingobium sp. KCTC 72723, the genomic segment ATAGCCACAAGGGCCGCCGCTTTCCGTGGTTTTGACGCTCTGGCTGTCGATCACGCCCGCCGATGGCGAGGCCTCGCGGCCAGTCATCTCGCGCGATGCCATAAGCAGAACGTGGTTCATCGTCAGCCACAAGCCGTTGTCACGCCAGAGGTAAAACCAGCGCCGCACCGTCGAGACCGGCGGAAAGCATGGGGGCAGCATCCGCCATGGCAAGCCACCACGCAGCAGGTACAGCATCGCTTCGACAATCCGGCGCATCGGCCATTTGCGGGGTCGCCCCACATGCGAGGCGGGCGGTAACAATGGCTCCAGCACCGACCACTCGGCATCCGTTAAATCACTTGGCAAAATCAGCCCGCGTCGCGCATGAAGCGCGCGAGTGGTATCGGTCCACATCGTTGATCCTTGGTAGTTTCGCAAACCCATGAATCAGCGACAGGCATAGCCGTCAAGATAACCTGCTGATACCACTCACCTTAATTTCGGATCAGACACTTAGCTCGGCTTTGTACGTTTTTGGTCAGGTCCAGGTCCAGAAGATGCTGTTTTCAGCGATGTGGTCGAGGGCTTGATCGAGGGGCAAGACGCATCCGCCCATATCGTCGATATCTTCCCATTTTCGCCGGTGTGACCAGTAGCCGAGCCTGATTTCGTCGCGCGTGCCGACAGGCTTGAGGCGGGCGATCGGTGCCTCGGTTTCCAGCAGATAGAGATGGTAAGCGCCCTTGTCCTCATACCATCCGACGCCGCCGCCGTTGGCCGCGTCGAACGTCTCGATGCGCAGAATGATTTCCTCGTCTTTCATGGTGCATCCATAGCTGCCGTCGGGTCACAGCATATTCGAGTCACCTCGCCGCATGGCAACAGCCTAAGCGTTGCAACGTGCTTCAGTCAGGATTCGAAGCATGGAATGCTGGACCAGAACAAGGCCGTTATCGGCGATCCCGTCCCCCAGATTCTGCGCCAATGGCTGCAGGCATGGCGTCCCTGCTTTACGGCTCCCAGTTGGGAGCATGTACTTGTTCTTGTGATGGGCGGCCTGCTGGCCACGGGCAAACGGACCGTTACGTCTTGCCTGCGTGTGACCGGCCGAGCCGATGCTGCCAACTTTGCAACCTATCACCAGATCCTCAACCGCGCCCGCTGGAGTTCGCGTGCCGTTGCCAGGCGTTTACTGGGCATTGTGGTCGAACGGCTCGTGCCCGATGGTCCTGTGGTCATCGGTATGGACGACACCATTGAACGGCGATGGGGGCGCCGGATCACCGCACGGGGTATCTACCGCGACCCGGTCCGCTCCAGTCACGGCCATTTCGTCAAAGCCAGCGGACTGCGCTGGCTCAGCTTCATGGTGCTCACCCCGGTGTCATGGACCCGCCTGATCAAGGCACTGCCAGTCTTGACGTTGCTCGCTCCTTCGGAACGATCGAACCGTCAACGCGGCTGTCGTCATAAATTGCTGACGGACTGGGCCCGGCAGGGCGCGCTGCAGCTGTCTCGCTGGCTGCCGGGTCGGCGGATCATCTTCATTGGCGACAGCAGCTTTGCTGTCCACGAACTGGCACATGCGATCGTCCGCCGGGCCACACTCATCAGCCGACTGCGGCTCGACGCCAACTTGTTTGCGCAGCCTGCGGGGCGAACGGCACGCACGATGGGGCGACCGGCGCAGAAAGGGCGAGCATTACCAAAACTCAAGACCCTGCTCGCCAACCCGGCGACACGCTGGACCAGCATTCTCGTCTCTGCCTGGTATGGCCATCTCAACGGCAAGATGCTCGAGATCACATCTGACATCGCCTTATGGTACAGGCCCGGCACTCCGGTCTTGCCGGTCCGATGGGTCCTGGTTCGCGATCCTGAAGGAAAGCGCGGCCCGCAGGCCTTCTTCAGTACCGACATCACCCTCGAGCCCGCCGAGATAATCGCCCTCTACGTCCGCCGATGGCAGATCGAGGTCACCTTTGCCGAAACCCGCGCGCACTTGGGTGTCGAGACACAGCGCCAGTGGACCGACAAAGCCATAGCGCGAACCACGCCGGCGCTGCTGGGTCTCTACAGCCTTATATCGCTATGGGCCTGCGATCTGTTGACCACTAAAAGCACCCCTTATTCCGCCGCGTGGTATCGAAAAACCAGCCTGACATTCAGTGACGCCATCGGAGCCGTCCGCCTCCAACTCTGGGTCGGAGACATTAATCAACACTCCCCGCCGCACCCAGAACCGCACTATATTCCCACAACCCGCCTAAAACGCATGGCTCAGGCACTATGCTTCGCTACCTGATCGTACAAAGTCGAGCTTAGCCCCAAGGGATGAGATGCCATACCTGATTGTATGCCGTTTCCAGGTTTTCCTCAGTTTCAGCGCTCTGAACCATTCACGGCATGCCAAAGTCTCTATTGAGAAATGTCGTCAGAGATATTGCGCGTGAGCAAATTGCATCATGGAGGAGTGAACTCAGTTTCTAAGTGCTCAAAAGCCTGTCGGATTAAAAGCATATCAGCATCCGAGACAGATTTTGAGTGCGCATCCGCTCTCGCCTTGTTTACCGTATCAAGCTTTCGAGTAATTTCGCTTCTTGTATCGCCGAGGTAAGGAAGGACGTGCTTATCTTTAATAAACATAAGTAGGTCAGAAAAATAAAGTGGACTCTCGTTTCTTGAAAATAGAACTGCCGGCTCGCTGCTGGACAAATCTGAGAGTCTTTTGACAGTCAGGCAATCTGAAAGGACTGCGTTCCAATCATCGCTGGAAATCGCCCTGGACCAAAAATACAATGCAGATCTAATATTCGGTTCCAGCGCATTTCGTCGCCGCGAGATTTCAGCCCAGCGATCCTCAAGAGACAGGGACTTAGATACCTTCTTCAAAGCAGGTTTTACTGCATCGAAACGAACGTCAAAATCGTCGCCGGACTGGGCTATCAAGCCATAGCCAATGAGGTGGTCAATCAGATCGGGCGCCGAAAGCCCATACTCAGTTGCCTCAGCTTTGTCGCCATTTACCACCGCTTCAAGTACCCGAAATTCGTCTGGATATGCCTCCTGAAGATTGCCGACGATATCCCGTAAATAGCTCTCCAACTGACCAGAAAATTGTACGTTGGCGCGATGCAATGCTGCCACAGAAACTTTGTGGGGCCTTTGTGTGGGGGCTTGCTGATGGATCGTACTACATACCTGCCTTGTAAAGAAAGGGTGCCCGCCGAATTCCTTTTGCAACTCGGCAATTGTCATAGGGTCAAATTCTAGACCCATAAAATATCCTAACCGAGTAACCATCTCTCTCGTTTCGTCGAACGTCAGGCTCGGGATGTATGTTTTGGGGGCATAAAGATAGATAGGGTTATCTATCCCGTTTATTTTCGAAGTTTCAAGAATGTGCGGGCTAGTGCCGACCAAGCAGATAGACATCTTTCCCCTGCTCTCAGCCTGGAGATACGATCGTAAAATCTGCCAAAAATAAACGGTGTCTTCTCCAGATCGCCAGTGCGGAGA encodes:
- a CDS encoding transposase, with the translated sequence MLDQNKAVIGDPVPQILRQWLQAWRPCFTAPSWEHVLVLVMGGLLATGKRTVTSCLRVTGRADAANFATYHQILNRARWSSRAVARRLLGIVVERLVPDGPVVIGMDDTIERRWGRRITARGIYRDPVRSSHGHFVKASGLRWLSFMVLTPVSWTRLIKALPVLTLLAPSERSNRQRGCRHKLLTDWARQGALQLSRWLPGRRIIFIGDSSFAVHELAHAIVRRATLISRLRLDANLFAQPAGRTARTMGRPAQKGRALPKLKTLLANPATRWTSILVSAWYGHLNGKMLEITSDIALWYRPGTPVLPVRWVLVRDPEGKRGPQAFFSTDITLEPAEIIALYVRRWQIEVTFAETRAHLGVETQRQWTDKAIARTTPALLGLYSLISLWACDLLTTKSTPYSAAWYRKTSLTFSDAIGAVRLQLWVGDINQHSPPHPEPHYIPTTRLKRMAQALCFAT